The Megalops cyprinoides isolate fMegCyp1 chromosome 19, fMegCyp1.pri, whole genome shotgun sequence genome has a window encoding:
- the LOC118794336 gene encoding globoside alpha-1,3-N-acetylgalactosaminyltransferase 1-like isoform X3, with product MIDSAYKSLNITIATTVFAVGKYTQFLQDFLETAEKYYMSGLRVHYYVFTDQPREVPRVELAAGRKISIIQVPKYSRWQEISLRRMEIIERHINETIHREADYIFCMDVDMKFHDRWGPETLGTLVGVLHPWFYEFTRDKFTYERRPESTAYIPMEEGDFYYMAAVFGGRVKEVHALTKKCHEHLDKDKSKNLEAIWQEESHLNWYFLHNKPTKVLSPEYLWDDQKGGLPSEIKRKRFSAVIKNKEAVRENV from the exons ATGATCGACAGCGCATACAAGTCTTTGAACATCACCATCGCCACCACGGTGTTCGCTGTGGGAAA GTATACCCAGTTCCTGCAGGATTTCCTGGAGACAGCTGAGAAGTACTACATGTCCGGGCTCAGAGTGCACTACTACGTCTTCACAGACCAGCCCCGGGAAGTACCCAGAGTGGAACTGGCTGCTGGCAGAAAGATCAGCATCATCCAAGTGCCCAAGTACAGCCGCTGGCAGGAGATCTCCCTGAGGAGGATGGAGATCATCGAGAGGCACATAAATGAGACAATACACAGGGAGGCTGACTATATCTTCTGCATGGACGTGGACATGAAGTTCCATGACCGCTGGGGACCAGAGACCCTCGGCACGCTGGTTGGCGTGCTGCATCCATGGTTTTACGAATTCACCCGTGACAAGTTCACTTACGAGCGCCGCCCAGAATCCACTGCCTACATTCCCATGGAGGAGGGGGATTTTTATTACATGGCCGCCGTGTTCGGGGGGAGAGTCAAAGAGGTCCATGCACTGACCAAGAAGTGCCACGAGCACTTGGACAAGGACAAATCCAAAAACCTGGAGGCCATCTGGCAGGAGGAAAGCCATCTCAATTGGTACTTTCTGCACAACAAGCCCACCAAGGTGCTGTCCCCGGAGTACCTGTGGGACGACCAGAAGGGAGGCCTGCCCAGTGAAATTAAACGTAAACGCT